The following proteins come from a genomic window of Synechococcus sp. NB0720_010:
- the rsmA gene encoding 16S rRNA (adenine(1518)-N(6)/adenine(1519)-N(6))-dimethyltransferase RsmA: MSFAAHRARKRFGQHWLKDQSVLDRILQAAELTAADTVLEVGPGRGALTERLLESSARAVCAVELDRDLVSGLQERFGANPRFSLTEGDVLAVELPEATAVVANIPYNITGPLLERLVGRLDRPALQPYRRLVLLVQQEVGERIRARPGSSAYSALSVRMQLLARCSTVCPVPPRCFQPPPKVMSEVVALDPLPLEQRLDPALAKTVEMLLRRCFAARRKMLRNTLSGLVEAEQLQSLTEAAEIGLQQRPQEVAPERWVSLAAGLNRLIPDSTQSRHG, encoded by the coding sequence ATGTCCTTCGCGGCCCATCGCGCCCGCAAACGTTTTGGCCAGCACTGGCTGAAGGACCAGTCCGTGCTCGATCGGATTCTTCAGGCCGCAGAGTTGACCGCCGCTGACACGGTCCTCGAGGTGGGCCCGGGTCGAGGAGCCCTCACCGAGCGGCTCTTGGAGTCCTCCGCCCGCGCGGTCTGCGCCGTTGAGCTGGACCGTGATCTGGTGTCGGGCCTGCAGGAGCGCTTTGGTGCGAATCCGCGCTTCTCGTTGACCGAAGGGGATGTGTTGGCGGTGGAGCTGCCGGAGGCCACCGCCGTGGTCGCCAACATTCCGTACAACATCACAGGGCCCCTGTTGGAGCGCCTGGTCGGACGTCTTGATCGCCCAGCGCTGCAGCCCTATCGCCGTTTGGTGCTGTTGGTGCAGCAGGAGGTGGGTGAGCGGATTCGGGCCCGTCCCGGCAGTAGTGCCTATTCCGCCCTGAGTGTGCGGATGCAGCTCTTGGCGCGGTGCAGCACGGTCTGTCCTGTGCCCCCTCGCTGCTTCCAACCGCCGCCGAAGGTCATGAGTGAGGTGGTGGCCTTAGATCCCTTACCGCTCGAGCAGCGACTGGATCCAGCCCTGGCCAAAACGGTGGAGATGCTGCTGCGGCGCTGTTTCGCTGCCCGCCGCAAGATGCTGCGCAACACCCTCTCGGGCCTGGTGGAGGCTGAGCAGCTGCAGAGCCTGACCGAGGCCGCGGAGATCGGTCTGCAGCAGCGTCCCCAGGAGGTGGCACCAGAGCGTTGGGTGAGCCTGGCGGCGGGCTTGAATCGGCTCATCCCGGACTCGACGCAATCTCGCCATGGCTGA
- a CDS encoding choloylglycine hydrolase family protein produces MLPSPSWMVRVVVVPAPGSMERWIRRLRRPAHSLVAALAAAGLGGLTASPLRACTSFVLRGSDGGRVYARTMEFGQPLNSQAVLIQRGTPLRGNGPDGGQGNGLAWTSRYAVVGLNALGLKDVVPDGMNEKGLAGGLLYFAGYAKFQTVPPGQTQRSINSAQLLTYVLTNFASIAEVKRGLPKILVNGASVPAFGGPLPIHMTLHDRSGQSLSVEYIDGALNLMDNPTGTYTNDPPFPYHLAAAGNYANLSAMPPPEMRINGLALPPASTGAGLHGLPGDFLATSRFIRALTLSRFAPTNLSSQQQVGTAFRILGQFDLPPGSVQLPPGGAFGGAGATSTYEITEWSVAADQQNLVYYIQTYDNPDLRSLRFDRLPLDGGTIQVMALDQRPQITELRP; encoded by the coding sequence ATGTTGCCGTCTCCGTCCTGGATGGTCAGGGTGGTGGTTGTGCCTGCCCCTGGATCGATGGAGCGATGGATTCGCCGCCTGCGCCGGCCGGCTCACTCGCTCGTCGCCGCTCTGGCGGCTGCGGGACTGGGTGGGCTGACGGCTTCGCCTCTGCGGGCGTGCACCAGCTTTGTGCTGCGCGGATCCGATGGCGGTCGGGTCTATGCGCGCACGATGGAATTCGGCCAGCCGCTCAACAGCCAGGCCGTGCTGATTCAGCGGGGTACGCCACTGCGGGGCAATGGCCCCGATGGAGGGCAGGGCAATGGTCTGGCCTGGACCAGTCGCTACGCCGTGGTGGGTCTGAATGCCCTGGGACTCAAGGATGTCGTCCCCGATGGGATGAATGAAAAGGGCCTCGCCGGCGGACTGCTGTATTTCGCGGGCTACGCCAAGTTTCAAACGGTCCCGCCGGGGCAGACCCAGCGCTCAATCAACAGCGCGCAGCTGCTGACCTATGTGCTGACGAACTTCGCGAGCATCGCGGAGGTCAAGCGCGGCTTGCCCAAGATTTTGGTGAACGGCGCCAGCGTCCCGGCTTTCGGTGGACCGTTGCCGATTCACATGACCCTGCACGATCGCAGCGGCCAGAGCCTTTCGGTGGAATACATCGACGGGGCGCTCAACCTGATGGATAACCCCACGGGCACCTATACCAACGATCCGCCCTTCCCGTATCACCTGGCGGCAGCAGGGAACTACGCCAATCTGAGCGCGATGCCACCGCCGGAGATGCGCATCAACGGCTTGGCCTTACCCCCGGCCAGTACGGGCGCAGGTCTGCATGGCCTACCCGGAGATTTTCTGGCGACCTCCCGCTTCATCCGGGCCCTGACACTGAGTCGCTTCGCGCCCACCAACCTGAGCAGCCAGCAGCAGGTGGGGACGGCCTTCCGAATCCTGGGTCAGTTTGATTTACCGCCGGGAAGCGTGCAGTTACCGCCCGGGGGCGCCTTTGGGGGCGCCGGTGCCACGAGCACCTATGAGATCACCGAGTGGAGTGTTGCCGCTGATCAGCAGAACCTCGTCTATTACATCCAGACCTACGACAATCCAGATCTGCGCAGCCTTCGCTTTGATCGCCTGCCCTTGGATGGGGGAACGATTCAGGTGATGGCTTTGGATCAGCGTCCTCAGATCACTGAGCTCCGTCCCTGA
- a CDS encoding pyruvate dehydrogenase complex E1 component subunit beta, whose protein sequence is MAETLLFNALREAIDEEMARDPHVCVMGEDVGQYGGSYKVTKDLYDKYGELRVLDTPIAENAFTGMAVGAAMTGLRPIVEGMNMGFLLLAFNQISNNMGMLRYTSGGNFTIPTVVRGPGGVGRQLGAEHSQRLEAYFHAVPGIKIVAVSTPTNAKGLMKAAIRDNNPVLFFEHVLLYNLSEDIPEGDYTCALDQADLVKEGSDVTILTYSRMRHHCLKAVEQLEKEGVSVELIDLISLKPFDMETISRSIRKTHKVLVVEECMKTGGIGAELIALITEHCFDDLDARPIRLSSQDIPTPYNGTLENLTIIQPHQIVEAAKALKAGQV, encoded by the coding sequence GTGGCAGAGACCCTTCTCTTCAACGCCCTGCGTGAGGCCATCGACGAAGAGATGGCGCGTGATCCCCATGTCTGCGTGATGGGGGAAGACGTCGGTCAGTACGGCGGTTCCTACAAGGTCACGAAGGATCTCTACGACAAGTACGGCGAACTGCGGGTCCTGGACACCCCGATTGCTGAGAACGCCTTCACGGGCATGGCCGTTGGTGCGGCGATGACGGGCCTTCGCCCGATCGTTGAGGGCATGAACATGGGCTTCCTGCTGCTCGCCTTCAACCAGATCTCCAACAACATGGGGATGCTCCGCTACACCAGCGGTGGCAACTTCACGATTCCCACCGTGGTGCGCGGCCCTGGTGGTGTGGGCCGTCAGCTGGGCGCGGAGCACAGCCAGCGACTCGAGGCCTATTTCCACGCGGTTCCCGGCATCAAGATCGTTGCCGTCAGCACCCCGACGAATGCCAAGGGCCTGATGAAGGCGGCGATTCGCGACAACAACCCCGTGCTCTTCTTCGAGCACGTGTTGCTCTACAACCTCTCTGAGGACATCCCCGAGGGCGACTACACCTGCGCCCTGGACCAGGCCGATCTGGTCAAGGAAGGAAGCGATGTCACGATCCTCACCTACTCCCGCATGCGTCACCACTGCCTGAAGGCCGTGGAACAGCTGGAGAAGGAGGGTGTGAGCGTGGAGCTGATCGACCTGATCAGCCTGAAGCCCTTCGACATGGAGACGATCTCCCGCTCCATCCGCAAGACCCACAAGGTCCTGGTGGTTGAGGAGTGCATGAAGACCGGCGGCATTGGCGCCGAGTTGATCGCCTTGATCACCGAGCACTGCTTTGACGACCTGGACGCCCGCCCGATCCGTCTCTCCTCCCAGGACATCCCCACGCCCTACAACGGCACCCTGGAAAACTTGACCATCATTCAGCCGCATCAGATCGTTGAAGCGGCCAAAGCCCTCAAGGCTGGCCAGGTCTGA
- the secD gene encoding protein translocase subunit SecD, with protein MARQQGWFALILALAFAAGAVLASFPLQLGLDLRGGSQLTLQVLPAGAIQRVQSEQLEAVKDVLDRRINGLGVSESTLQTIGDDQLLLQLPGEQDPSRAAKVLGTTALLEFRAQKPGTEQQMSGLLKLKRQAQAVLNLRRSKDQGQTQAVDLDADGLAQLLKDAGVSAPAGSTETEQLELLLAAVNTKIVDLYEPAALTGKDLTGAGRQQNQAGSAWDVTLSFNTEGGRKFAQLTQSIAGSGRLLGIVLDGRSISEASVGPEFKPAGISGGAASITGNFSAEEARDLEVQLRGGSLPLPVEVIEQRTIGATLGSENVQRSLHAALLGLALVAVFMVVVYRLPGVVAVVALALYALFNLAMYALIPVTLTLPGIAGFILSIGIAVDANVLIFERVKEELRRGNTLIRSIDAGFSLAFSSILDGHITGLISCVALFALGTGLVKGFAVTLGIGLVLSLFTALTCTRTLLRLLMGYPALRRSSYFLPQTQLPAQAS; from the coding sequence ATGGCACGTCAACAGGGGTGGTTTGCCCTGATCTTGGCCCTGGCCTTCGCAGCCGGGGCTGTTCTTGCTTCGTTCCCACTGCAATTGGGTCTCGACCTGCGCGGGGGCAGTCAACTGACCCTTCAAGTCCTGCCGGCTGGAGCGATTCAGCGCGTGCAGAGCGAGCAACTGGAGGCCGTTAAGGACGTCCTGGACCGGCGCATCAACGGCCTGGGGGTGAGTGAATCCACCCTTCAGACCATTGGCGACGATCAACTCCTGCTGCAGCTGCCGGGTGAACAGGACCCCAGCCGTGCCGCCAAGGTCTTGGGCACCACGGCCCTTCTGGAGTTCCGCGCGCAGAAGCCAGGCACTGAACAGCAGATGAGCGGTCTGCTCAAGCTCAAGCGCCAGGCCCAAGCGGTTCTCAACCTGCGCCGCTCCAAGGACCAAGGTCAAACCCAAGCGGTCGACCTTGATGCCGATGGCCTGGCACAGCTCCTCAAGGACGCCGGCGTCAGTGCCCCTGCCGGCAGCACGGAGACCGAGCAGCTGGAGTTGTTGCTGGCGGCGGTCAACACCAAGATCGTCGACCTCTACGAGCCGGCCGCCCTTACCGGTAAGGACCTCACAGGTGCCGGGCGTCAGCAGAACCAGGCCGGCAGCGCCTGGGATGTCACCTTGAGTTTCAACACCGAGGGGGGCCGTAAGTTCGCCCAACTCACCCAGAGCATTGCCGGTAGCGGACGCCTACTCGGCATCGTTCTCGACGGCCGCTCCATCAGCGAAGCCAGTGTGGGGCCGGAGTTCAAACCCGCCGGCATCAGCGGCGGTGCCGCAAGCATCACGGGCAACTTCAGCGCCGAAGAGGCCCGCGACCTGGAGGTTCAGCTCCGCGGTGGTTCGCTGCCCTTGCCGGTGGAGGTGATCGAGCAGCGCACCATTGGCGCCACTCTCGGTAGCGAGAACGTCCAGCGCAGCCTTCATGCTGCCCTGCTGGGCTTGGCCTTGGTCGCCGTCTTCATGGTCGTCGTCTACCGCTTGCCCGGCGTTGTGGCCGTGGTTGCTTTGGCGCTCTATGCCCTGTTCAACCTGGCCATGTATGCCCTGATCCCCGTCACCTTGACCCTGCCAGGGATCGCAGGCTTCATCCTCTCGATCGGGATCGCTGTCGACGCGAACGTCCTGATTTTTGAGCGGGTCAAAGAGGAGTTGCGACGCGGGAACACCCTGATCCGCTCGATTGATGCGGGTTTCTCGCTGGCCTTCTCATCCATCCTCGATGGCCACATCACCGGTTTGATTAGCTGTGTGGCCCTCTTTGCGCTTGGCACTGGCTTGGTGAAGGGCTTTGCCGTCACCTTGGGGATCGGCTTGGTGCTCAGCTTGTTCACGGCTTTGACTTGCACCCGCACCCTGCTGCGTCTCTTGATGGGGTATCCCGCCCTGCGCCGCTCCAGCTACTTCTTACCCCAGACCCAGCTGCCAGCCCAGGCCTCCTGA
- a CDS encoding AI-2E family transporter → MTPRSLLLLLSLVVLGLLAWELRWVLMVLFGAVVLAVALDVPVSWLRRGLRLSRPLALLLVLMVLALLSWQLTDLLLPELLEQLNQLTQLVPALIARLSELLGGVSVLEGLEGRLADLITLDKLQPIGAQLIGFAGGAASGTVLLLLMGLLAILLVLDPRSHQRLVLALTPAHSRPLVQNLLTESRQALGGWLAGMTLSASVVFLLTWAGLAALKVPLALLSGLICGLLTFVPTIGPTLASLLPVAVSLLISPTLAVQVIVLRLVLQNGEAFLLTPLLLSRTVNLLPTVALMAQLSLGALLGLPGVLLALPLVVVLQVFSQRVLVEQVMDRWT, encoded by the coding sequence ATGACACCACGCAGTTTGCTGTTGCTGCTGTCCCTTGTGGTTCTTGGGCTCTTGGCCTGGGAACTGCGCTGGGTCCTGATGGTGCTCTTCGGTGCCGTCGTCCTCGCTGTCGCCCTCGACGTGCCCGTGAGCTGGTTGCGCCGAGGCCTGAGGCTCAGCCGGCCACTGGCACTCCTGCTGGTGCTGATGGTGCTGGCTCTTCTGAGCTGGCAACTCACGGACTTACTCCTGCCGGAATTGCTCGAGCAGCTCAATCAGCTGACCCAGCTGGTGCCAGCGCTGATTGCACGCCTTTCGGAATTGCTGGGCGGTGTCAGCGTCCTGGAGGGTCTGGAAGGTCGACTCGCCGATCTGATCACACTCGACAAGTTGCAACCCATTGGAGCCCAACTGATTGGGTTCGCCGGGGGCGCGGCCAGCGGCACCGTGCTGCTGCTGTTGATGGGGCTGCTGGCGATCCTGTTGGTCCTCGATCCGCGCAGTCACCAACGCCTGGTGTTGGCCCTGACGCCGGCCCACAGCCGGCCGCTGGTGCAGAACCTCCTGACAGAAAGCCGCCAAGCCCTCGGGGGCTGGCTGGCGGGAATGACGCTCTCGGCCTCGGTGGTGTTCCTCCTGACCTGGGCCGGCCTGGCAGCCTTGAAGGTCCCCTTGGCCCTGTTGAGCGGACTGATCTGCGGCCTTCTGACCTTTGTGCCCACAATCGGCCCCACCCTGGCGAGCCTGCTACCGGTGGCTGTGTCGCTGTTGATCTCGCCGACCCTGGCCGTTCAGGTGATCGTGCTTCGCCTGGTGCTGCAGAACGGCGAGGCGTTTCTACTCACGCCCCTGCTCCTGAGTCGAACGGTCAATCTGCTGCCCACCGTCGCGCTGATGGCGCAGCTCAGCCTGGGGGCACTGCTGGGCCTACCCGGTGTACTGCTGGCCCTACCGCTTGTCGTCGTCCTCCAGGTCTTCTCTCAACGGGTGCTGGTGGAGCAGGTCATGGACCGGTGGACCTAG
- a CDS encoding pentapeptide repeat-containing protein: protein MRRFFRSLLSSALLALILLLAQPAQAAMDYAKQVLIGHDFAGVDLHGATFNLTNLREADFHGADLRGASLYGAKLQDANLAGADLSDATLDSAVLEGTDLRNAVLENAFAFNTRFKDVLIDGADFTNVPFRGDVLKTLCASASGTNPVTGRVTKDTLECS, encoded by the coding sequence ATGCGTCGCTTCTTCCGGTCCCTGCTGTCCTCAGCGCTGCTTGCGCTGATCCTCCTTCTGGCGCAACCCGCACAGGCGGCGATGGACTACGCCAAGCAGGTGTTGATCGGCCACGACTTCGCCGGAGTCGACCTGCATGGCGCGACCTTCAATCTGACGAACCTGCGGGAAGCGGACTTCCACGGGGCCGACCTGCGCGGCGCCAGCCTCTACGGCGCCAAGCTCCAGGACGCCAACCTCGCCGGAGCGGACCTCAGCGACGCCACCCTCGACTCGGCCGTCCTCGAGGGAACGGACCTGCGCAATGCGGTCCTTGAGAACGCCTTTGCCTTCAACACCCGCTTCAAGGACGTCCTGATCGATGGGGCGGACTTCACCAACGTGCCCTTCCGCGGTGATGTCCTGAAAACCCTCTGCGCCAGTGCCAGCGGCACGAACCCCGTGACCGGTCGCGTCACCAAAGACACCCTTGAGTGCAGCTGA
- a CDS encoding AI-2E family transporter has protein sequence MRFGQWLGLIATAAALVLLWSLREVLVLVFAAVVLAMAICTLVGMTQERLRCNRPLALFISLGGLLVVVVLTTAVVVPPFVAQFQELLRQLPAALQLAMQLLRRTLDQSSQMLYGREALQWLQKSWLSQGSGSLDPTEGFLKLLGIAGNLGSGLVELLFVVAVSLMVAIQPQAYREIAILLVPSFYRRRFRDVLTLCGEALSSWMAGVLISSLCVGVLAAIGLSLLGVKLVAANALLAGLLNIIPNIGPTLSTVFPMSVALLDSPVKALLVLLLYVVIQHIESYLITPSVMHHQVKLLPGLTLIAQFFFTVIFGPLGLLLALPLAVCLQVLVREVLIQDVLNGWELPMAER, from the coding sequence TTGCGATTCGGCCAGTGGCTCGGATTGATTGCCACAGCAGCGGCGCTGGTGCTGCTGTGGTCCCTGCGGGAGGTCCTCGTCCTCGTCTTTGCTGCCGTGGTGCTCGCCATGGCGATCTGCACCCTGGTGGGTATGACCCAAGAGCGCTTGCGCTGCAACCGTCCGCTGGCGCTCTTCATCAGCCTGGGGGGCTTGCTTGTGGTGGTGGTGCTGACCACCGCCGTCGTGGTCCCACCGTTTGTTGCCCAGTTCCAAGAACTGCTGCGGCAGCTTCCAGCAGCCCTGCAGTTGGCGATGCAGCTGCTACGCCGCACCCTGGATCAGAGCAGTCAGATGCTCTATGGCCGCGAGGCGCTGCAGTGGTTGCAGAAGAGCTGGCTCAGCCAGGGGTCCGGCAGCCTTGACCCGACCGAGGGGTTCCTGAAGCTGCTTGGGATTGCAGGGAACCTGGGCAGCGGGCTTGTGGAGCTCCTGTTTGTGGTCGCTGTCAGCCTGATGGTGGCGATCCAACCCCAGGCCTACCGGGAAATCGCGATCCTGCTGGTCCCATCGTTTTATCGGCGACGCTTCCGGGACGTTCTCACGCTCTGCGGTGAGGCCCTCAGCAGTTGGATGGCCGGCGTGCTGATCAGCTCGCTCTGCGTCGGCGTCTTGGCCGCCATCGGCCTGTCACTACTGGGGGTAAAGCTGGTGGCCGCCAACGCGCTATTGGCTGGCCTGCTGAACATCATTCCCAACATCGGACCGACCTTGAGCACGGTCTTTCCAATGTCCGTGGCGTTGCTCGATTCACCGGTCAAAGCGCTGCTGGTGCTGCTGCTTTATGTGGTGATTCAGCACATCGAGAGCTACCTGATCACCCCTTCGGTGATGCATCACCAGGTGAAGTTGCTGCCTGGATTGACCTTGATTGCCCAATTCTTCTTCACGGTGATCTTTGGTCCCTTGGGACTGCTGTTGGCGCTGCCACTGGCGGTCTGCCTCCAGGTCCTGGTTCGCGAGGTGCTGATCCAAGACGTTCTGAACGGCTGGGAACTCCCGATGGCTGAGCGCTGA
- the psb28 gene encoding photosystem II reaction center protein Psb28 yields the protein MAAIQFFPGVDEPVVPDIRMTRSRDGRTGQAIFVFDQPQALSPETMADIGGMYMLDEEGQMVTRDVNAKFVNGKPSALEATYTWKTTEDFERFMRFAERYAQANDLGFAQNKKDEAGEEDAN from the coding sequence ATGGCCGCGATCCAGTTTTTCCCCGGTGTGGATGAGCCGGTCGTGCCCGATATCCGTATGACCCGTTCGCGGGATGGTCGCACCGGTCAGGCGATCTTCGTGTTCGATCAGCCCCAGGCCCTCTCCCCAGAGACCATGGCTGACATCGGCGGCATGTACATGCTCGATGAAGAGGGTCAGATGGTGACCCGCGACGTCAACGCCAAGTTCGTCAACGGCAAGCCTTCGGCCCTGGAGGCCACCTACACCTGGAAAACCACCGAGGATTTCGAGCGGTTCATGCGCTTTGCCGAGCGCTATGCCCAGGCCAATGACCTCGGCTTTGCCCAGAACAAAAAGGACGAAGCTGGCGAAGAGGACGCCAACTGA
- the secF gene encoding protein translocase subunit SecF translates to MSDSSTSVAATAPRFRISRIRRQGWLASGLAVLLSLVGMALCWSNPRIAAPLKPGLDFTGGTQVEIQRSCSGADCAGLKAAEVRQQLRMLTLPEVGGQAAPQLVNAGVQVLDRGRSVDLRLPDLEPEQTRALIEGLAPVIGTVNPQQVAINTIGPTLGSQLLKGSLISLLVSFAAIALYISFRYDGVFAGLALLCLAHDIVITCGVFAWLGLISGIEVNSLFAVALITVAGYSVNDTVVVFDRIREQKRALQGMSLQEQVDVAVDATLTRSLYTSFTTLLPLVSLLLFGGSSLFWFAVALTVGIGVGSWSSIGIAPTLLPVLSRR, encoded by the coding sequence ATGTCCGATTCCTCGACCTCCGTGGCCGCCACCGCGCCCCGCTTTCGCATCAGCCGCATCCGCCGCCAGGGCTGGCTTGCTTCTGGTTTGGCCGTTCTGCTCAGCCTGGTGGGGATGGCCTTGTGTTGGAGCAACCCCCGTATCGCCGCTCCCTTGAAGCCCGGTTTGGATTTCACCGGTGGAACCCAGGTGGAGATTCAGCGCAGCTGCAGCGGAGCGGACTGTGCGGGACTTAAAGCCGCTGAGGTGCGTCAGCAGTTGCGCATGCTCACGCTGCCGGAGGTCGGTGGTCAAGCGGCCCCCCAGCTGGTCAACGCTGGTGTGCAGGTGCTCGACCGCGGTCGTTCTGTTGATCTGCGCCTGCCGGACCTTGAGCCCGAGCAGACCCGGGCCCTGATCGAAGGTTTGGCCCCGGTGATTGGCACGGTGAACCCCCAACAGGTTGCGATCAACACCATTGGACCCACCCTTGGCTCCCAGCTGCTCAAAGGAAGCCTGATTTCCCTGTTGGTCAGCTTTGCTGCGATCGCGCTCTACATCAGCTTTCGCTACGACGGGGTGTTTGCAGGCTTGGCCCTGCTCTGCCTGGCCCACGACATCGTCATTACTTGCGGGGTCTTCGCCTGGTTGGGACTGATCAGCGGCATTGAGGTCAATTCCCTGTTTGCCGTGGCGTTGATCACCGTCGCGGGTTATTCGGTCAATGACACGGTGGTTGTCTTCGACCGCATTCGCGAGCAAAAAAGGGCTCTTCAGGGCATGAGCTTGCAGGAACAGGTTGATGTGGCGGTGGATGCCACCTTGACCCGCTCGCTCTACACGTCCTTCACCACCCTGCTGCCGTTGGTCTCGTTGCTGCTCTTTGGCGGCAGCAGCTTGTTCTGGTTCGCCGTGGCCCTGACCGTTGGCATTGGCGTTGGCAGCTGGTCCAGCATCGGTATTGCACCCACACTCTTGCCCGTTCTCTCGCGTCGATGA
- a CDS encoding YraN family protein, with protein sequence MQAAGWRLLEQRWCCRWGELDLLLHKPGRLLLVEVKGRSRSGLDAWGLAALKRPKRLRLESSLMLWLQWHPQYQDCHWEWICALVPLPPSRRPVRWLPWR encoded by the coding sequence CTGCAGGCCGCCGGTTGGCGCTTGCTTGAGCAGCGCTGGTGTTGCCGTTGGGGTGAGCTCGATTTGCTGCTCCACAAACCTGGGCGCCTGCTGTTGGTGGAGGTCAAGGGCCGATCCCGCTCGGGTCTGGACGCCTGGGGGTTGGCGGCCCTAAAGCGGCCCAAGCGGTTGCGGCTGGAGAGCAGCTTGATGCTCTGGTTGCAGTGGCATCCGCAGTATCAGGACTGCCACTGGGAATGGATCTGTGCCTTGGTCCCACTGCCCCCAAGCCGCCGGCCTGTGCGTTGGTTGCCTTGGCGCTGA
- a CDS encoding DUF3082 domain-containing protein, whose amino-acid sequence MSETQSDSQDLASAKQKPRKGPISFLSGSLTSFGFGWLALQLAGKVVGYYADHPPQYEARFAQSIAVFMKTLVVGMTFLATFTFAFIGLGLFLTFIRSLLPGWEQAEETP is encoded by the coding sequence GTGAGTGAGACCCAAAGCGACAGCCAAGACCTCGCCAGCGCCAAGCAGAAACCGCGCAAGGGTCCAATCAGCTTCTTGAGCGGCTCCCTGACGAGCTTTGGCTTCGGCTGGCTTGCGCTGCAATTGGCCGGGAAGGTGGTGGGCTACTACGCCGACCATCCGCCCCAGTACGAGGCCCGCTTTGCCCAGAGCATTGCGGTCTTTATGAAGACCCTGGTGGTGGGGATGACCTTTCTGGCCACCTTCACCTTTGCCTTCATTGGATTGGGCCTGTTCCTGACATTTATCCGCAGCCTCTTACCGGGCTGGGAACAGGCGGAAGAAACCCCCTAG
- the ispE gene encoding 4-(cytidine 5'-diphospho)-2-C-methyl-D-erythritol kinase, translating to MAELQVSAPAKINLHLEVLGLRPDGFHELAMVMQTLDLADTISLRPTADGAVSLRCDRSDLPTDGNNLIVKAAELLKQRVGLPELGVAMHLTKRIPIGAGLAGGSSNGAAALVGLNTLWGCGFSAEQLLAMAAELGSDMPFCLDGGTQLCFGRGEVLESAGLPEPPALGVLLIKHPESSVSTPWAYRQCREQFGADYLSTEADFEQRRQALREAALLQGLSGGAPLPVIRNDLQRVVEPEVASVREGLSILRRAEAAAAVAMSGSGPSLFALFVDRDAAEAAQQQLAAPLAAAGFESWVCRCTGSGATLV from the coding sequence ATGGCTGAGCTGCAGGTCAGCGCCCCCGCCAAGATCAACCTGCATCTCGAGGTGCTGGGCCTTCGCCCTGACGGCTTTCACGAGCTGGCGATGGTGATGCAGACCCTGGATTTGGCCGACACGATCAGCCTCCGCCCGACGGCTGATGGGGCGGTGAGCCTGCGCTGTGATCGCTCGGACCTGCCGACCGATGGCAACAACCTGATCGTCAAGGCAGCTGAGTTGCTGAAGCAGCGGGTGGGACTGCCCGAGCTCGGTGTCGCAATGCACCTGACCAAACGCATCCCCATTGGGGCAGGGCTGGCGGGGGGCTCGAGCAATGGTGCGGCGGCTCTGGTGGGTCTGAACACGCTTTGGGGCTGTGGGTTCAGCGCTGAGCAGCTCTTGGCGATGGCCGCTGAGCTCGGCTCGGACATGCCGTTCTGCCTAGATGGCGGCACCCAGCTGTGCTTTGGCCGGGGCGAGGTTCTGGAGTCCGCAGGCCTGCCGGAGCCCCCTGCACTGGGGGTGCTGCTGATCAAGCATCCAGAGTCCAGCGTCTCCACCCCCTGGGCCTACAGGCAGTGCCGGGAGCAATTTGGAGCGGACTACCTCTCGACTGAGGCCGACTTTGAGCAGCGGCGCCAGGCCCTACGTGAGGCAGCGTTGTTGCAGGGATTGAGCGGCGGAGCGCCCCTGCCGGTGATCCGCAATGACCTCCAGAGGGTGGTGGAGCCGGAGGTGGCGAGCGTGCGGGAGGGATTGTCGATCCTGCGGCGGGCTGAGGCGGCCGCTGCGGTGGCCATGAGCGGCTCAGGGCCAAGCCTGTTCGCCTTGTTCGTCGACCGGGATGCCGCCGAAGCGGCGCAGCAGCAGTTGGCCGCTCCCCTGGCAGCCGCTGGCTTTGAGTCCTGGGTGTGCCGCTGCACGGGCTCTGGTGCCACGCTGGTCTGA